The following are from one region of the Advenella mimigardefordensis DPN7 genome:
- a CDS encoding DUF3025 domain-containing protein, with protein sequence MIVEVLSGLDTTRPWWSPLHTWLPGQAYWDAAVLAATGVTSCVAVAPLLNALAPPACPVRFTSQSALPAGVAYEAFIGQHKACPTRDNVHDFFNGLSWFRFPKVKTLFNHIQCQQIAHQGVGQQRGVVRDTITLLDEGGLFLQAPPALWEAIEQRDWQRAFIRERALWQQTHIAIVGHALLEKCVNPYKAITANVIRIPSDTPAVDVDTVMAQTLEKLLTQEQLQVKPHCPLPVMGIPGWDAASENPAFYDDPQVFRTARR encoded by the coding sequence ATGATTGTTGAAGTACTTTCCGGACTGGACACCACAAGGCCATGGTGGTCGCCTTTACACACCTGGCTGCCAGGTCAGGCGTACTGGGACGCAGCGGTGCTGGCAGCGACCGGTGTCACGTCTTGTGTGGCGGTAGCGCCGTTGCTCAATGCGCTGGCGCCGCCTGCCTGCCCGGTCCGCTTTACCAGCCAGTCTGCACTGCCTGCTGGCGTAGCCTATGAAGCCTTTATCGGACAGCACAAGGCATGCCCAACCCGGGACAATGTGCATGATTTCTTCAACGGCCTGAGCTGGTTTCGTTTTCCGAAGGTAAAAACCCTGTTCAACCACATTCAGTGTCAACAGATCGCACATCAGGGTGTGGGGCAGCAGCGCGGTGTCGTTCGCGATACCATCACCCTGCTCGACGAAGGCGGTCTTTTTCTGCAGGCGCCCCCCGCCTTATGGGAGGCGATCGAGCAAAGAGACTGGCAGCGCGCTTTTATACGGGAACGCGCCTTGTGGCAGCAAACGCATATCGCTATTGTCGGCCATGCCTTGCTGGAAAAATGCGTAAACCCGTACAAGGCCATTACAGCAAATGTGATACGCATTCCTTCGGATACGCCCGCTGTTGATGTTGATACCGTCATGGCACAAACACTGGAAAAGCTTCTGACCCAGGAACAATTGCAGGTCAAGCCACACTGCCCCCTGCCCGTCATGGGTATTCCGGGCTGGGACGCCGCCAGCGAAAACCCGGCGTTCTATGACGACCCACAGGTGTTTCGCACCGCGCGCCGCTAG
- a CDS encoding CreA family protein, producing the protein MTIMKRFCFALAACAALFSVSAPASAASDVGCVSTTWRIVNNDKVCVQSFNDPQVEGVTCHLSYAKTGGVSGALGLAENPSRFSLSCRQTGPLKTEQPLRKVQEDVFTQRMSFLFKGLNVSRLVDEANKSLIYLVVSEKLIDGSPYNSISVVPLMPWGETEPAITFK; encoded by the coding sequence ATGACCATCATGAAACGATTCTGCTTCGCACTTGCGGCGTGCGCCGCGCTCTTTAGCGTCTCTGCCCCAGCCTCTGCTGCCTCCGACGTTGGCTGCGTCAGCACCACCTGGCGTATTGTCAACAATGACAAGGTCTGTGTGCAATCGTTCAACGATCCACAGGTCGAAGGCGTCACCTGCCATTTGTCCTATGCCAAAACCGGCGGTGTATCGGGTGCCCTGGGGCTGGCCGAAAACCCTTCGCGTTTTTCCCTGTCATGCCGCCAGACCGGGCCGCTGAAAACCGAACAGCCTTTACGCAAGGTTCAGGAAGACGTGTTTACCCAGCGCATGAGCTTTCTGTTCAAAGGCCTGAATGTCTCGCGTCTGGTTGATGAAGCGAATAAATCCCTGATCTATCTGGTGGTCAGCGAAAAACTGATCGACGGCTCACCATACAACAGCATTTCAGTGGTGCCGCTCATGCCCTGGGGAGAGACCGAACCGGCCATCACCTTCAAATAA